A part of Andrena cerasifolii isolate SP2316 chromosome 10, iyAndCera1_principal, whole genome shotgun sequence genomic DNA contains:
- the LOC143373907 gene encoding putative tubulin polyglutamylase TTLL9: MSMNGAPGPEFSEPATETSPPQRERGISTGKKKQNGDDKVIRFRCDFPSTQVRVMLARGWTQVTDPSDASWQLWWCETNDVRQALDSKLTLSQRIPHFRNHYELTRKNFLHRNLKRYKKLLLKSKKAGEAALCDSMPLTFELPNDYRLFAEEYHRQPGATWIVKPAGRSQGKGIFLFRRLKDLADWRAKEFGPQQTEMPAETFVVQRYVENPYLLAGRKFDLRMYALVTSFHPLKAWLAREGFARLSGELFDLENIDDSRVHLTNMAIQLKTDGDDRREDLIRGCKWALIRVREYLTARHGVEPVEALFQRIAGVIMASLLAVQPVIMQGRNSFELYGYDVLLDEDLTPWLLEVNASPALTGTDSDDYRLKFDLIDDTLNVLDVEGRFTGRETRIGGFDLLWNDGPVWITCPNPSICGEPPNDLRKLNIFLGARNDRVGQLRQLRDCLDGRRNRAQSSRGGTS; the protein is encoded by the exons ATGTCCATGAACGGGGCACCGGGGCCGGAGTTCTCTGAGCCAGCCACCGAGACCTCGCCTCCTCAACGGGAAAGGGGGATCAGCACTGGGAAAAAGAAGCAGAACGGGGACGACAAGGTCATCAGGTTCCGCTGTGACTTTCCCTCCACGCAGGTTAGGGTGATGCTGGCCAGAGGATGGACCCAG GTAACGGATCCCAGCGACGCCAGCTGGCAGCTGTGGTGGTGCGAGACCAACGACGTTCGCCAGGCCCTGGACTCGAAGCTCACCCTTTCCCAAAGGATACCCCACTTCCGCAATCATTACGAGCTGACGCGCAAGAACTTCCTCCACCGAAACTTGAAGCGCTACAAGAAGCTGCTTCTGAAGTCGAAGAAAGCCGGCGAGGCAGCCCTGTGCGACTCGATGCCCCTAactttcgagttgccgaacgaCTACAGGCTGTTCGCGGAGGAGTACCACAGGCAGCCGGGCGCCACGTGGATAGTGAAGCCGGCAGGACGGTCGCAGGGGAAAGGGATCTTCCTGTTCAGGAGGCTGAAAGACCTGGCCGACTGGAGGGCCAAGGAGTTCGGGCCCCAGCAGACGGAGATGCCCGCGGAGACCTTCGTCGTTCAGAGATACGTGGAGAATCCTTACCTCCTGGCAG GAAGGAAGTTCGACCTACGTATGTACGCCCTGGTGACCTCGTTCCACCCGCTGAAAGCCTGGCTGGCCAGAGAGGGCTTCGCCCGCTTATCGGGGGAACTGTTCGACCTGGAGAACATAGACGACAGCAGGGTGCACTTGACGAACATGGCGATACAGCTGAAGACCGACGGCGACGATAGGAGGGAGGACCTGATAAGGGGCTGCAAATGGGCCTTGATCAGGGTTAGAGAGTACCTCACCGCTCGCCACGGCGTGGAGCCTGTTGAAGCTCTGTTTCAACGGATCGCTG GCGTGATAATGGCCAGCCTGCTGGCTGTGCAGCCGGTGATAATGCAAGGAAGGAACTCCTTCGAGCTGTACGGGTACGATGTACTGCTCGACGAGGATCTGACGCCTTGGTTGCTCGAGGTAAACGCCTCGCCAGCCCTGACCGGCACGGACAGCGACGATTATCGCTTGAAGTTCGACCTCATCGACGACACCCTCAACGTCCTCGACGTCGAGGGCCGTTTCACGGGCAGGGAGACCAGGATCGGCGGCTTCGATCTCCTGTGGAACGACGGCCCTGTCTGGATCACTTGCCCTAATCCCTCTATTTGCGGCGAGCCCCCCAACGACCTCAGAAAGCTCAACATTTTCCTAGGAGCAAGGAACGACCGTGTCGGCCAATTACGTCAGCTACGCGACTGCCTGGACGGAAGACGCAATAGAGCGCAAAGTAGTCGCGGAGGCACCAGTTGA